From bacterium, one genomic window encodes:
- a CDS encoding response regulator, whose product MPKRILIVEDEPDVLTYLATLFEENGYEVITATNGKAGEAALAQQRPDLICLDILMPEKSGIALYRELRKNPSFKDIPVVMVTGFRAEEFPGVDFKKFVYERSVPGPEGYVEKPIDREFLLKTVHEVLEKAEASLGGGGPGKGG is encoded by the coding sequence ATGCCCAAGCGAATTCTCATAGTGGAAGACGAGCCAGATGTGCTTACCTACCTGGCTACTCTTTTTGAGGAAAATGGCTACGAGGTAATCACTGCAACCAATGGCAAGGCCGGCGAGGCGGCCCTGGCTCAGCAGCGGCCAGATCTTATTTGCCTGGACATATTGATGCCGGAAAAATCAGGGATAGCTCTGTACAGAGAACTCAGGAAGAATCCCAGCTTCAAGGATATACCTGTGGTCATGGTAACGGGCTTCAGGGCAGAAGAGTTTCCAGGAGTGGACTTCAAGAAGTTCGTGTACGAGCGATCTGTGCCTGGCCCGGAAGGCTATGTGGAAAAGCCCATCGACCGGGAATTCTTGCTCAAGACAGTCCATGAGGTCTTGGAAAAAGCTGAGGCCTCCTTGGGGGGCGGCGGCCCAGGGAAGGGAGGATAA
- a CDS encoding (Fe-S)-binding protein produces the protein MGDALQLQERVARFKERAQGAIPNGGNLDMCMLCGTCVAGCPAAGLADMDPRKFVRMVLLGLDEEVVTTPWVWMCTQCQRCIYACPMEVDIPRLVYEARATWPREERPKGIRGSCDFHVERGGAMGIPKEDWIFVVEDVLEQVRSEQPGWENLQAPIDKKGAPYYLNQNSREPVTEPEEMVPLWKILHLCGIDWTYSSEMWGGENYCMFLADDDAWARIIATQAKVVDDLGCRTFIETEUGHAFYAIQAGLQKFRIPHNWELHSVIEFYAKGIREGKLKVNSDWNKNGIKFTVQDPCKLVRQSLGDWIADELRFVVKAVVGEQNFVDMVPNKSNNYCCGGGGGFLQNQYVEERFKFGRLKLEQIDRTGASYVITPCHNCHSQIMELAHHHGRSFKVVHLWTLICLSLGILNENERIYLGEDLKECNLPG, from the coding sequence ATGGGTGATGCACTTCAACTGCAGGAAAGAGTGGCCAGGTTCAAGGAAAGGGCGCAGGGAGCCATTCCTAATGGTGGGAACCTGGACATGTGCATGCTTTGTGGCACCTGTGTGGCAGGTTGCCCGGCCGCCGGGCTTGCGGACATGGATCCCAGAAAATTCGTGCGCATGGTTCTCCTTGGCCTGGACGAAGAAGTGGTGACAACGCCATGGGTATGGATGTGCACCCAGTGTCAGAGATGCATCTACGCCTGCCCCATGGAGGTGGACATCCCCAGGCTGGTGTACGAGGCCCGTGCCACCTGGCCCAGGGAGGAGAGACCCAAGGGTATCAGGGGTTCTTGTGACTTCCACGTGGAGCGCGGGGGAGCCATGGGGATCCCTAAGGAGGACTGGATCTTCGTGGTAGAGGATGTCTTGGAACAGGTCAGGAGTGAACAGCCCGGGTGGGAAAATCTGCAAGCTCCCATTGACAAGAAGGGAGCTCCTTACTACCTGAACCAGAACTCCAGGGAGCCTGTGACCGAGCCCGAAGAGATGGTGCCTCTTTGGAAGATCCTGCACCTGTGCGGGATCGACTGGACCTACTCCTCGGAGATGTGGGGGGGAGAGAACTACTGCATGTTCCTGGCCGACGACGATGCCTGGGCCAGGATCATCGCAACACAGGCAAAGGTTGTTGATGACCTGGGCTGTCGCACATTCATAGAGACCGAATGAGGGCATGCATTCTACGCAATCCAGGCTGGATTGCAGAAATTCAGGATTCCGCACAACTGGGAACTCCACAGCGTCATTGAGTTCTATGCCAAGGGGATCAGGGAGGGCAAGCTCAAGGTGAACTCGGACTGGAACAAAAATGGGATCAAGTTCACCGTCCAGGATCCCTGCAAACTAGTGAGGCAGTCCCTGGGAGACTGGATCGCCGATGAACTCAGGTTCGTAGTGAAGGCCGTGGTGGGTGAACAAAATTTTGTAGACATGGTTCCCAACAAGTCCAACAACTACTGCTGCGGGGGAGGAGGAGGTTTTCTGCAGAACCAATATGTGGAAGAGCGATTCAAGTTCGGCAGGCTCAAGCTCGAGCAGATAGATCGGACCGGGGCCAGCTATGTGATCACGCCCTGCCACAACTGCCATTCCCAGATCATGGAGCTCGCGCACCATCATGGGAGGAGTTTCAAGGTAGTGCACCTTTGGACCTTGATATGCCTTTCCCTGGGGATCCTCAATGAAAACGAAAGAATCTACCTGGGAGAAGACCTGAAGGAGTGCAATTTGCCCGGCTAG
- a CDS encoding response regulator, giving the protein MGSRKIMVIDDEEDVVTFLTTFLEESGYETCFAMDGSEGLEKIRKEKPDLICLDLLMPEKTGILLYREIRKDPALSHIPVIMITGFSAPEYPLIDFKRFISARSIPPPEGFMEKPIDRQALLSAIRETLEARNRGAS; this is encoded by the coding sequence ATGGGATCCAGAAAGATAATGGTCATAGATGATGAAGAGGACGTGGTGACCTTTCTGACCACCTTCCTCGAAGAAAGCGGGTATGAGACCTGCTTTGCCATGGACGGCTCGGAGGGGTTGGAGAAGATCAGGAAAGAAAAGCCAGACCTGATCTGCTTAGACCTGCTTATGCCGGAGAAGACAGGAATTTTGCTCTACAGGGAGATACGCAAGGATCCGGCACTGAGCCATATCCCGGTGATAATGATCACTGGTTTCAGCGCCCCCGAGTATCCCCTCATAGACTTCAAGCGGTTCATCTCTGCCCGCTCCATTCCGCCCCCTGAGGGTTTCATGGAAAAACCCATAGACCGCCAGGCCCTCTTGAGCGCCATCCGGGAGACCCTGGAGGCAAGAAATCGGGGGGCATCCTGA
- a CDS encoding hydrogenase iron-sulfur subunit, translating to MADFEPIIVAFVCNWCTFTAADLAGTSRLSYPANVRLIRVMCSGMVDPKYVIKALLEGADAVLIGGCWPGDCHYINGNLKARRRVALLKDILKRFGFEEDRLWLRWIAASEGNLFADTIKEMVEKVKALGPSQVKRKLVA from the coding sequence ATGGCAGACTTCGAACCCATCATCGTGGCCTTTGTGTGCAACTGGTGCACCTTCACGGCCGCTGACCTAGCCGGCACCTCCCGGCTGTCTTACCCGGCCAATGTCCGGCTCATCAGGGTCATGTGCAGCGGCATGGTGGACCCCAAGTATGTGATCAAGGCCTTGTTGGAGGGGGCAGATGCGGTCCTCATCGGGGGGTGCTGGCCTGGCGATTGCCACTACATCAACGGAAACCTCAAGGCACGCCGAAGGGTGGCCCTCCTAAAGGATATCCTTAAGAGGTTCGGGTTCGAGGAGGATCGTCTCTGGCTCAGGTGGATCGCAGCCAGCGAAGGTAACCTCTTTGCAGACACCATCAAGGAGATGGTGGAGAAGGTAAAGGCCCTGGGACCGAGTCAGGTCAAAAGGAAGCTTGTGGCATAG
- a CDS encoding 4Fe-4S dicluster domain-containing protein, producing the protein MVEYARIEGKDGASVLEGLRDFLASLMEGQVVEAVMAPTRLPYKNVIMQTLIKDQAKLHGVDPLAPVVPTNAARFAAQLTHDETGRRLALVMRPCEIRPFVELVKLKQGRLDQVLIIGMDCLGRYENGDFLSLDKGDPSFTMDFYRALRDARGAVRNGADLAEACKACEHPVADGADIRVLLIGEDLDRGITLEGVTEKGKVALSKAGMSEAQRPSHREQALETLLKERISFRDSWLKDMREQTSDLEGLMNVLGNCINCYNCRVACPVCYCRECVFVTDTFQHDSEQFFRWAQKRGMLKMPTDTLFYHLTRMQHMSTLCVGCGQCTSVCPSKIPVSQLFRSVAEGTQRLFDYEPGRDVKEPLPLGVFYEKEFQEVAAGK; encoded by the coding sequence ATGGTCGAATACGCGCGAATAGAGGGAAAGGACGGGGCCAGTGTGCTGGAGGGATTGCGGGATTTCCTGGCATCCCTCATGGAGGGCCAGGTGGTGGAGGCGGTCATGGCGCCCACCAGGCTCCCTTACAAGAATGTCATCATGCAGACCCTCATAAAGGATCAGGCCAAGCTCCACGGGGTGGATCCGCTGGCCCCTGTGGTGCCGACCAATGCGGCCAGATTTGCAGCACAGCTGACCCACGACGAGACGGGCAGGCGCCTGGCCCTGGTCATGCGGCCGTGCGAGATACGCCCCTTTGTGGAGCTGGTGAAGCTTAAACAAGGGCGCCTCGACCAGGTCCTCATAATAGGGATGGACTGCCTCGGGCGTTACGAGAATGGAGACTTTCTGAGCCTAGACAAGGGGGATCCGTCCTTTACCATGGATTTCTATCGGGCTCTCAGGGACGCAAGGGGTGCGGTTCGCAATGGGGCCGATCTGGCCGAGGCCTGCAAGGCATGCGAGCACCCGGTGGCCGACGGGGCGGATATCCGTGTGTTGCTCATCGGCGAGGACCTGGACAGGGGTATCACCCTGGAAGGGGTCACAGAAAAGGGAAAGGTGGCCCTCTCCAAGGCAGGCATGAGCGAGGCACAGAGGCCTTCCCACAGGGAGCAGGCCTTGGAGACTCTGTTGAAGGAGCGGATCTCGTTTCGGGACTCTTGGCTCAAGGACATGAGGGAGCAAACCAGTGACCTGGAAGGCCTGATGAACGTCCTCGGGAACTGTATCAACTGCTACAACTGCAGGGTGGCCTGTCCTGTGTGTTACTGCCGGGAGTGCGTGTTTGTGACGGACACCTTCCAGCACGACTCGGAGCAGTTTTTCCGCTGGGCACAGAAGAGGGGCATGCTCAAGATGCCAACGGACACACTGTTCTATCACCTCACCAGGATGCAGCACATGAGCACCCTTTGCGTGGGGTGCGGTCAGTGCACCAGCGTGTGTCCGAGCAAGATCCCGGTTTCCCAGTTGTTCAGGAGCGTGGCCGAGGGGACCCAGAGGCTCTTCGATTACGAACCAGGAAGAGACGTCAAGGAGCCCCTTCCACTGGGTGTGTTCTACGAAAAGGAGTTCCAAGAGGTAGCGGCAGGAAAGTGA
- a CDS encoding ATP-binding protein, with protein MEELQGSKARGTRSLILEYSLGLKLRVLVALVCFVSMAIMAWVAFRLGALQGPEGQGIKSLGIAWAVLSSLTSAAICMLLFLMVVKPIRKLADATARIAKGQYGEPLLMEGRGELGLLAQSIPLMEERVRERERQLERSRKEYQAIFESVPSYIAVVNRDFRIAEANRNFRETFGGALGDYCFHVYKNRDKKCEACLVEKSFQNGSPHRSEERGVTREGEEIPYLVYTAPVMNEWGQVDHVIEMSVDLRPLKALEQEKLQAERLALVGETVASLAHGIKNILTGLEGGVYVTQTAMTKGDQVLLQKGWAMVERNIDRISHLVRDLLAYSRVGITKMQPANPNEVAEEAAGLFLETASRMGIELVLELDPSLGPIPMDTKAIHTCLVNLLSNALDACAEDKKKSYHKVTLRTGTGPAGEILFEVMDNGIGMDQATRQKLFHRFFSTKGTKGTGLGLMLTHKLVHEHGGSISVESKPGSGSRFCLSLPAVSSALANG; from the coding sequence ATGGAAGAGCTCCAAGGATCAAAAGCCCGAGGCACTCGGTCGCTCATCCTAGAGTATTCCCTTGGGTTGAAACTCAGGGTCTTGGTGGCCTTGGTCTGCTTTGTGTCTATGGCAATAATGGCTTGGGTGGCATTTCGGCTGGGCGCTCTGCAGGGGCCTGAGGGCCAGGGTATTAAGTCCCTTGGAATTGCATGGGCAGTTTTGTCCTCTCTCACCTCAGCCGCAATCTGCATGCTACTGTTCCTGATGGTAGTAAAGCCCATTCGCAAACTGGCCGATGCAACGGCCCGTATCGCTAAAGGCCAGTATGGGGAGCCACTGCTGATGGAGGGAAGGGGTGAACTGGGGCTCTTGGCGCAGTCCATCCCGCTCATGGAAGAGCGGGTTCGAGAGCGCGAGAGACAATTGGAAAGGAGCCGCAAGGAATATCAGGCCATCTTCGAGAGCGTGCCGTCTTACATAGCCGTGGTGAATCGAGACTTTCGAATAGCCGAGGCCAATCGAAATTTCCGGGAGACTTTTGGAGGAGCTCTGGGGGATTACTGTTTCCACGTGTACAAAAACAGAGATAAAAAATGTGAGGCTTGCCTCGTGGAGAAGAGCTTCCAGAATGGATCCCCCCACAGGAGCGAAGAGAGAGGCGTCACCCGTGAAGGAGAGGAGATTCCTTACCTGGTTTACACGGCTCCGGTGATGAACGAATGGGGCCAGGTTGACCATGTGATTGAGATGTCTGTGGATTTGAGGCCACTGAAAGCCCTGGAGCAGGAGAAGCTCCAGGCCGAGCGCCTGGCATTGGTTGGGGAAACCGTGGCCTCCCTGGCCCATGGAATAAAGAACATCCTGACCGGCCTGGAGGGAGGGGTTTATGTCACCCAGACCGCCATGACCAAAGGGGATCAGGTCTTGCTACAGAAGGGCTGGGCCATGGTGGAGCGAAACATAGATCGAATTTCCCACCTGGTGCGGGACCTTCTTGCGTACTCAAGGGTAGGCATAACGAAGATGCAGCCCGCCAATCCCAATGAAGTGGCGGAGGAGGCTGCCGGGCTCTTCTTGGAGACAGCTAGCAGGATGGGCATAGAGCTGGTCCTGGAGCTGGATCCCTCTCTCGGGCCCATCCCCATGGACACAAAGGCTATTCACACGTGCCTGGTGAACCTTCTATCCAATGCCTTGGATGCTTGTGCTGAAGACAAGAAAAAGAGCTACCACAAGGTGACTCTCCGAACCGGCACCGGGCCAGCAGGGGAGATTCTCTTTGAGGTCATGGACAATGGCATTGGTATGGATCAGGCCACCCGTCAAAAGCTCTTCCACAGGTTTTTCTCCACCAAGGGCACAAAGGG
- a CDS encoding FAD-dependent oxidoreductase, which translates to MEMTQADVLVVGAGIGGIRSALDLAELGYGVYLMDSSPAIGGILAQLDYQFPNNHCGMCKMLPMVDREKASEFCMRKALFHDNIQIMPFTEVKEVSGEPGAFQVTLLQKARQVDVNRCMGCGKCVEVCPVVVPDEFNQGLSQRKAVYRPVPQNLPNTYIIDREHCNKCGKCMIHCPTQAIDLFLIDTQKTLQVGAIVLAGGTGFFDPAPLRDLYGCGTHPSVMTSLQFERLMSGVGPTGGRLLRPSDGKPIRSIAWIQCVGSRNLHLQRDYCSSICCMFALKEAVLAKEASSGQVDTAIFYMDMRTYGKDFYRYQRWAEEEKGVRLIRSRVHTAVPLEDGTLSIRYVDEEGSIQEEAFDIVVLSTGQTSQSGLRELMEKLGVSPNAFGFALPLGFSLVRTENPGVFVCGSVTGLKDISETLVQAGAAAAETATFLASKGMVGTKEVPAQEEKDLARAAPRVGIVLCRCMGSTEGNLDWVHLVDRLKGDRWVETVLEVDQLCSDEVLDEVLRRLQPTQTNRLLMGACLPYVYKRKLRHLGIRLGLNPVLVEVVDLRSLGFSGNGSQARATKEAELLLHSVLERLKRRDPLSVVPVPVTQRALVVGGGIAGMTAALTISRMGFPVTLVEKDKSLGGRLRHIYHTLDGPDPHRLLADIVKQVEDNPSIEVLTETQIVESHGRVGAFQTVLRDRQGNKSNVEHGVTILATGAQAARPADYCYGQSDRVFTQEEFEEALAQFRLPKERLKTVVMIQCVGSRDENRPYCSRVCCSSALKNAFKTLQWNKDARIYILYRDLMTYGFLEEHYTRARAAGIRFIPYRVHRKPEVSIEEGLPVVRFHDPILQREAKIRAEALVLSTGIVPPEDTQGLAAALGLVTNQDGFLLEADAKWRPVDFLKEGVFLCGTAHSPRSIAESMAQAQAAAQRALAILRRQEILSARMIADVKRSICTLCETCVALCPYQARKLDVEEGVIVVDPAACQGCGACAVACPSGAAFVRGLEDKATMAVIDATLEDAFAHL; encoded by the coding sequence ATGGAGATGACACAGGCAGACGTTCTGGTCGTGGGAGCAGGCATCGGCGGGATCAGATCAGCCCTCGATCTGGCCGAGCTGGGCTATGGGGTATACCTCATGGACAGCTCTCCGGCCATAGGCGGCATACTGGCCCAACTGGATTACCAGTTCCCTAACAATCACTGCGGCATGTGCAAGATGCTCCCCATGGTGGACAGGGAAAAGGCCTCGGAATTCTGCATGAGAAAGGCCCTTTTCCATGACAACATACAGATCATGCCATTCACAGAGGTCAAGGAGGTCTCAGGGGAGCCTGGGGCCTTCCAGGTAACGCTCCTCCAGAAGGCGCGACAGGTGGACGTGAATCGATGCATGGGCTGCGGCAAGTGCGTTGAGGTGTGCCCCGTGGTGGTCCCCGATGAGTTCAACCAGGGGCTCAGCCAACGCAAGGCAGTGTATAGACCGGTCCCTCAGAACCTCCCCAACACATACATCATAGACCGTGAGCACTGCAACAAGTGCGGCAAGTGTATGATTCATTGCCCTACCCAGGCCATTGACCTCTTCCTCATCGATACCCAAAAGACCCTCCAGGTGGGGGCCATCGTGCTGGCAGGTGGCACTGGGTTCTTCGACCCAGCCCCGCTGAGGGACCTTTACGGCTGCGGCACCCACCCCAGTGTCATGACCAGCCTCCAGTTCGAGCGCCTCATGAGCGGTGTGGGGCCCACGGGCGGAAGGCTCCTTAGACCCTCGGACGGCAAGCCTATCCGAAGCATTGCCTGGATCCAGTGCGTGGGCTCCAGAAACCTTCATCTCCAGAGGGATTACTGCTCCTCCATATGCTGCATGTTCGCCTTGAAGGAGGCGGTCCTGGCCAAGGAGGCCAGCTCCGGCCAGGTGGACACAGCCATCTTCTACATGGACATGAGGACCTACGGCAAGGACTTCTATCGTTACCAGAGATGGGCCGAGGAAGAAAAGGGGGTGCGCCTCATCCGCTCCAGGGTGCACACTGCCGTGCCGTTGGAGGATGGCACTCTGAGCATCCGTTACGTGGACGAGGAGGGGTCTATCCAAGAAGAGGCCTTTGACATTGTGGTGCTTTCCACCGGACAGACCTCGCAGTCCGGCCTCAGGGAGCTCATGGAGAAGCTGGGGGTCTCCCCCAATGCCTTTGGGTTTGCTCTTCCTCTGGGGTTCTCGCTGGTGCGCACCGAGAATCCGGGTGTGTTTGTGTGCGGCTCGGTCACAGGGCTCAAAGACATATCTGAGACCTTGGTCCAGGCAGGGGCTGCGGCAGCCGAGACAGCCACTTTTCTTGCATCCAAGGGCATGGTGGGCACCAAGGAGGTACCCGCCCAGGAGGAAAAGGACCTGGCAAGGGCTGCACCCAGAGTGGGCATCGTGCTTTGCAGATGCATGGGTTCCACCGAGGGAAACCTGGACTGGGTCCACCTCGTGGACAGGCTCAAGGGGGATCGGTGGGTGGAGACCGTCCTGGAGGTGGATCAGCTCTGCTCGGATGAGGTCCTGGATGAGGTCCTAAGAAGACTTCAGCCCACGCAGACCAATCGGCTCCTCATGGGGGCCTGCCTCCCTTATGTTTACAAGAGGAAACTGCGCCATCTGGGCATCCGGCTCGGCCTCAACCCCGTTCTCGTGGAAGTGGTGGATCTCAGGAGCCTTGGATTCTCCGGAAATGGGTCCCAGGCGCGGGCCACCAAGGAAGCAGAGCTATTGCTGCACTCGGTCCTGGAGCGCCTCAAACGGAGGGATCCCCTCTCTGTGGTCCCGGTCCCGGTGACCCAGAGGGCCCTCGTGGTGGGAGGGGGCATCGCCGGCATGACTGCGGCCTTGACCATATCCCGGATGGGCTTTCCGGTCACACTGGTGGAAAAGGACAAGAGCCTGGGAGGCCGGCTGAGGCATATCTATCACACTCTAGACGGCCCGGACCCCCACAGGCTGCTGGCGGACATCGTGAAACAGGTGGAAGACAACCCTTCCATTGAGGTCCTGACCGAGACACAGATAGTTGAGTCCCACGGCCGTGTGGGTGCGTTTCAAACCGTGCTTAGGGACAGGCAAGGCAACAAGAGCAACGTGGAGCACGGGGTCACCATCTTGGCCACCGGTGCCCAGGCAGCCCGCCCTGCGGATTACTGCTATGGCCAAAGCGACAGGGTCTTCACCCAAGAGGAGTTCGAGGAGGCCCTGGCCCAGTTCAGGCTGCCCAAGGAAAGGCTCAAGACAGTGGTCATGATCCAGTGCGTGGGATCCAGGGACGAAAACAGGCCTTACTGCAGCAGGGTCTGTTGCTCCTCCGCATTGAAGAACGCCTTCAAGACCCTGCAGTGGAACAAGGACGCGCGCATCTACATTCTTTACAGGGACCTTATGACATATGGTTTCCTGGAAGAGCATTACACGAGGGCCCGGGCCGCAGGCATTAGATTCATTCCCTACAGGGTGCACAGGAAGCCAGAGGTGTCCATAGAGGAGGGTCTGCCTGTGGTGAGATTCCACGACCCCATCCTTCAGCGCGAGGCCAAGATAAGGGCCGAGGCCTTGGTGCTGAGCACGGGGATAGTGCCCCCCGAGGATACCCAGGGGCTGGCCGCAGCCTTGGGATTGGTGACAAACCAGGACGGTTTCCTCCTGGAGGCGGATGCCAAGTGGAGGCCAGTGGACTTCCTCAAAGAAGGGGTGTTCCTCTGTGGCACGGCCCATTCACCCCGCTCCATTGCAGAGAGCATGGCGCAGGCGCAAGCCGCTGCTCAAAGAGCCCTGGCCATACTGCGGCGTCAAGAGATTTTATCGGCTCGTATGATCGCGGATGTGAAAAGGAGCATCTGTACATTGTGTGAGACCTGTGTGGCCCTGTGCCCTTACCAGGCCAGGAAGCTGGATGTGGAAGAGGGTGTGATAGTCGTGGACCCCGCGGCCTGCCAGGGCTGCGGGGCCTGCGCTGTGGCATGTCCCAGCGGGGCTGCATTTGTCCGGGGACTGGAGGACAAGGCCACCATGGCCGTAATAGATGCAACTCTGGAGGATGCTTTCGCACACCTCTGA